GAAATCCACCACGAAACCATACCTCAAACGGTCCACCAGGTTACCCAACGCGCCTCCTACAATTAATCCCAAACCATAACGCAATAAGTACCGCTCCATGGGCAGCTTTTTATACCCGAATAACACTCCCGCCGTCAGGATGACCGTAACCGCAACAAATAATGATGTCTGGTAGGCCAGCAATCCAAACGCGGCCCCCGGATTAAGTATGTAGGTAAGATTAAAAACATGCGGTACTAACGTGATCGACTCCCCATGGTACATCAACATCTGTACCATGGCTTTAGAAACCTGGTCCAGTAAAAGAGTCAAAATTATAACAACAAAAAACATAAACATCACCATACATATAATATTATCACAAATAGCTATGGATATTATTAACAATAAATTTTAATAATAATATCTGTTTTTGGGGAAAAAATATTTTTACAAGGACCCGTAATGGCCGGGCCAGTTGTAAAGGATTTAGGATCAGGTCATAGCGCCTGGTATTAAAGGCCTTAACAAACCGGTAGATCTCAAAAGCTTTGCTTTTAATCAAAGTTGATAATCGCAGTATGCTATTTCTATCTGCCGGTTAGCAAAATTATTATGAATATCAGAAATTCATGATAATAAGCA
This sequence is a window from Pelotomaculum isophthalicicum JI. Protein-coding genes within it:
- the lspA gene encoding signal peptidase II, yielding MFFVVIILTLLLDQVSKAMVQMLMYHGESITLVPHVFNLTYILNPGAAFGLLAYQTSLFVAVTVILTAGVLFGYKKLPMERYLLRYGLGLIVGGALGNLVDRLRYGFVVDFLDFRMWPVFNLADMAIVTGACLLVWDLLNGNDQRPKKERGI